Proteins encoded in a region of the Cardiocondyla obscurior isolate alpha-2009 linkage group LG18, Cobs3.1, whole genome shotgun sequence genome:
- the LOC139109585 gene encoding kinesin-like protein KIF13A isoform X3, with product MATDKIKVAVRVRPFNRRELELCTQCVVEMTGQQTILHHPTTMDKIDRNKPKTFAFDHCFYSLDPGLDNFASQDIVFDALGRDILDNAFQGYNACIFAYGQTGSGKSYTMMGSGDNKGIIPRLCDNLFDMIAKQQSSELTYKVEVSYMEIYNEKVHDLLDPKPNKQSLKVREHNVLGPYVDGLSQLAVTSFQDIDNLMAEGNKSRTVAATNMNSESSRSHAVFSVILTQTLTDLKSGVSGEKVSRMSLVDLAGSERAVKTGAVGDRLKEGSNINKSLTTLGLVISKLADQNSGSNKKKDNFVPYRDSVLTWLLKDNLGGNSKTVMVATISPAADNYEETLSTLRYADRAKRIVNHAVVNEDPNARIIRELRQEVETLKEMLLHATGSIVGQQRTDITEKLSESERLMKEMSQTWEEKLVKTERLQHERQQALEKMGISVQASGIQVEKSKYYLVNLNDDPSMNELLVYYLKERTLVGGRSAKREQDIQLHGLGILPEHCVITIEESGLYMTPLNGARCFVNGTQVVNKTLLQHGDRIVWGNHHFFRVNCPRTGTAINSEPQTPAQNIDYNFAREELMLNELSNDPIQRAIARLEKQHEEDKQVALEKQRLEYERQFQQLRNILSPSTPYSPYVPYDPLRGSQSGKLPACTPTTQMRVEKWAQERDEMFKRSLGQLKTDILKANALVQEANVLAEEMGKQTKFSVTLQIPPNNLSPNRKRGAFVSEPAILVKKMNMGSQVWSMEKLENKLVDMRDMYEERKDPHNCQRLSTIKDEVPGKTQDPFYESQENHNLIGVANIFLEVLFHDVRLDYHTPIISQQGEVAGRLQVEISRISGQFPQDRICEAASESSADSTSSEPEDYSGGSSHITCRVTIKQATGLPLSLSHFVFCQYMFWNHPEPIAVPPMVNAEIPSSNCVTGQRDSLAFKFNDTRDFTVPITEEFMEHVAEGALSIEVWGHRSAGFSRSKPGWEVEQQQLAKARSLADRWSELTRKIELWVEIQELNEQGEYSPVEVTVKQDTCTGGIYQVRQGQQRRIQVRVKPVQNSGTLPIICQSILNIAVGSVSVRNRLQMPLDSYQDEDLSILRDKWSDALMRRRQYLDQQIQKLINKQDKTEQDMEREQSLVDQWVSLTEERNAVLVPAAGSGIPGAPADWTPPAGMEPHIPVLFLDLNADDLSTHQSGEEVSVTGLNSILPKEHGNKFYNLPIIRHLEKDVCAIAAWDSSIHDNVHLNRVTDANERVFLILKTTVRLSHPAPMDLVLRKRLALNIYKRQSITDRIFKRIVRNDCLAQTGVTYEVVSNIPKASEELEDRESLAQIAASGEDTSLCDGETYIEKYTRGVSAVESILTLDRLRQSVAIKELLQAQGQPLMRKTASVPNFSQIMRFDMSMDSLNVTRSESVTDLNMENGLPHPRRASTGHTRNEDNFISAPPKTFGIGSILNSARPTFLNLNLNLNSLTRLQQSTSAKSSPNMVSSKLGPRMTTLHEETLNVGNQASTPNDDNEEKSDADYSEYEAYQAPPKPIKPLTSSRTLDSLVELQSTKMNTPSMSSSGYGSQAVSTTNLTSDDSISIKSISVDETPDHEYRNLLDSKKPEKMDSSLVEETPEEYLSEVNALDNLNISQSTEEHTRKNVEEMVTYIDTDIDSPNSSTKSESEGNILHIDSQRKSIHEQILRDRKNEMEISQTSNSGDDSPMEGTSVIHTKLPPGKVVRRRKTSNGTGRPTSSQHRASFPMVRPQLSESKAAVHLEQTLQPNMQYENGDNSSSERIDGDDDKSSAFGSKHDLTRVEAPLPDWIVVGESVLVRPYSYSGVIAYVGPTEFASGTWIGVELDAPTGKNDGAVNGHRYFTCRSKCGIFVKMDKLIQDRRGRALRSYTKQEPTPTPSTSMRRSVSKGEGLHSLHRSRSRGEGLSTTGTRSFPRGK from the exons GAACAAGCCGAAGACCTTCGCTTTTGATCACTGCTTCTATTCCTTGGATCCCGGACTGGACAATTTTGCGAGTCAAGATATCGTTTTCGACGCCTTGGGTCGTGACATTTTGGACAATGCGTTTCAGGGTTACAATGCTTGCATATTCGCCTACGGACAAACCG GGTCTGGAAAATCTTACACGATGATGGGCAGCGGCGACAACAAGGGGATAATTCCACGGTTATGCGACAATCTCTTTGACATGATAGCGAAGCAGCAAAGTTCCGAGCTCACGTACAAGGTCGAGGTATCTTATATGGAGATCTACAATGAAAAAGTGCACGATCTTCTTGATCCGAAACCAAATAAGCAATCACTCAAAGTTCGAGAGCACAACGTCTTAGGGCCCTACGTGGACGGACTGAGCCAATTGGCGGTCACTTCTTTCCAG GATATTGACAACCTCATGGCGGAGGGCAATAAATCGCGAACGGTCGCTGCGACAAATATGAATTCCGAAAGCTCCCGTTCGCATGCAGTATTCTCAGTCATTCTCACGCAAACTCTGACGGATTTGAAGAGCGGAGTCAGCGGGGAGAAGGTCTCGCGGATGAGTTTGGTAGATTTAGCTGGGAGCGAAAGGGCTGTGAAAACTGGAGCAGTAGGTGATAGGCTTAAAGAAGGGAGCAATATTAACAA GTCTTTAACGACGTTGGGTCTAGTCATTTCAAAGTTGGCGGATCAAAATTCCGGCAgcaataaaaagaaggatAATTTTGTGCCCTACAGAGATTCTGTTCTTACATGGCTCTTAAAG GATAATCTTGGTGGCAATAGCAAAACTGTTATGGTAGCCACAATATCTCCGGCTGCCGATAATTATGAGGAAACGCTATCGACTCTCCGATATGCTGACAGAGCAAAGAGGATAGTCAATCATGCTGTGGTTAACGAGGATCCGAATGCAAGAATTATTCGCGAACTCAGACAAGAAGTTGAAACATTGAAGGAGATGTTGTTGCACGCCAcc GGATCGATTGTCGGCCAACAACGCACAGATATTACGGAAAAGCTATCAGAATCGGAACGATTGATGAAGGAAATGTCACAGACGTGGGAAGAAAAGCTAGTGAAAACCGAAAGACTACAACACGAAAGACAGCAGGCTTTGGAAAAAATGGGAATAAGCGTGCAAGCGTCTGGTATTCAAGTAGAGAAGAGCAAATACTACCTAGTTAATTTAAACGACGATCCAAGTATGAATGAATTGTTGGTTTATTACCTTAAG GAGAGGACTCTCGTAGGTGGTCGTTCAGCTAAGAGGGAACAAGACATTCAATTACACGGTTTGGGTATTCTGCCAGAACATTGCGTTATTACGATAGAAGAATCAGGCTTGTACATGACACCGTTAAATGGTGCTCGATGTTTTGTGAACGGCACGCAAGTTGTAAATAAAACCCTTCTACAACATGGTGATAGGATCGTTTGGGGAAATCATCATTTCTTCAGAGTTAACTGCCCAAGAACTGGTACAG CAATCAACAGCGAACCGCAAACTCCCGCACAAAACATAGACTACAATTTCGCCAGAGAAGAGCTCATGCTCAATGAACTTTCAAATGATCCGATTCAGAGAGCTATAGCAAGATTGGAAAAACAACATGAAGAAGATAAGCag gttGCACTCGAAAAACAGAGACTGGAATATGAACGACAGTTTCAGCAATTACGCAATATACTATCTCCCTCTACGCCATATTCGCCTTACGTACCTTACGATCCTCTAAGAGGTAGTCAAAGTGGGAAACTTCCGGCTTGTACACCAACGACTCAAATGCGAGTTGAAAAATGGGCTCAAGAACGAGATGAGATGTTCAAGCGTAGTTTGGGTCAATTGAAAACGGATATCCTGAAGGCTAACGCATTGGTACAAGAGGCTAATGTTCTAGCTGAAGAGATGGGCAAACAGACGAAATTTAGCGTCACACTACAAATTCCTCCGAATAATCTAAGTCCGAATAGAAAG CGGGGCGCATTTGTCAGTGAGCCTGCAATTTTagtaaagaagatgaatatgGGAAGTCAAGTTTGGTCTATGGAaaagttagaaaataaattagttgACATGCGAGATATGTACGAGGAAAGAAAGGATCCTCACAATTGTCAACGATTATCTACGATTaag gacgAAGTACCTGGAAAAACACAAGATCCGTTTTACGAATCCCAGGAAAATCACAATCTTATCGGAgttgcaaatattttcttagAAGTGTTATTCCACGATGTGCGGTTAGATTATCACACTCCGATTATTAGTCAGCAAGGAGAAGTCGCTGGTCGGTTACAAGTCGAAATAAGTCGTATATCCGGTCAATTTCCTCAAGATCGGATTTGTGAAGCTGCTTCGGAATCTTCCGCGGATTCAACATCTTCCGAACCAGAAGACTATTCCGGAGGATCTAGCCACATTACTTGTCGTGTAACGATAAAACAAGCTACCGGATTACCACTCTCGTTAAGTCATTTTGTGTTTTGTCAATACATGTTTTGGAATCATCCAGAACCAATAGCGGTTCCGCCTATGGTAAATGCGGAGATACCCAGTTCGAATTGCGTCACTGGACAAAGAGATTCTTTGGCGTTCAAGTTTAATGATACAAGAGATTTTACTGTACCTATCACGGAGGAGTTTATGGAACATGTTGCTG aagggGCATTGAGTATAGAAGTATGGGGCCATCGCAGCGCAGGTTTTTCACGCAGTAAACCTGGATGGGAAGTGGAACAGCAACAACTCGCGAAAGCTAGATCACTCGCTGATCGATGGTCTGAATTAAcgcgaaaaattgaattatggGTGGAGATACAAGAACTCAATGAACAAGGAGAATATTCACCTGTTGAAGTTACAGTGAAGCAAGATACATGCACAG gTGGTATTTATCAAGTTCGACAAGGCCAACAACGTCGAATACAAGTTCGAGTGAAACCAGTACAAAATTCCGGAACTTTACCAATCATCTGCCAATCGATATTAAACATAGCCGTTGGGAGTGTATCAGTACGAAATCGATTGCAAATGCCGTTAGATAGTTATCAAGATGAGGATCTGAGTATATTGAGAGATAAGTGGAGTGACGCTCTAATGAGGAGACGACAATATCTTGATCAACAAATTCAGAAACTCATCAATAAACAAG ataaaacGGAACAGGATATGGAGCGAGAACAAAGTCTCGTAGATCAGTGGGTCAGTTTGACGGAGGAACGGAACGCCGTTTTAGTTCCCGCAGCAGGTTCAGGTATTCCCGGTGCTCCTGCCGACTGGACTCCTCCTGCAGGGATGGAGCCACATATTCCCGTATTATTTCTTGATCTCAATG cCGATGATCTCTCAACGCATCAGTCGGGAGAAGAAGTGTCGGTAACAGGATTAAACTCGATTCTACCTAAGGAACACGGAAACAAATTCTATAACCTGCCTATTATTCGGCATTTAGAGAAAGACGTATGTGCCATTGCTGCTTGGGATTCTAGTATACATGACAACGTACATCTCAATAGAGTGACCGAtg CGAACGAAAGAGTCTTTCTAATTTTGAAAACTACCGTTCGCTTGTCGCATCCTGCACCAATGGACCTTGTGTTACGTAAAAGATTAGCTTTAAACATCTACAAGAGGCAAAGCATTACAGATAGAATTTTTAAGAGAATTGTTCGAAATGATTGCTTGGCGCAAACCGGCGTCACTTACGAGGTAGTTTCGAACATACCGAAAGCGAGCGAAGAGTTGGAAGATCGCGAGAGTTTGGCGCAGATTGCTGCTAGCGGGGAAGATACTAGCTTATGTGACGGAGAAACTTATAtag AAAAATACACTCGCGGTGTATCCGCCGTCGAAAGTATATTAACATTGGACCGATTAAGACAAAGCGTTGCTATAAAAGAATTGCTACAAGCGCAGGGACAACCATTAATGCGAAAGACTGCAAGTGTTCCGAACTTCTCTcag ATTATGAGATTCGATATGTCAATGGATTCGTTGAATGTTACTCGTTCGGAGAGTGTGACAGATCTTAATATGGAAAACGGTCTTCCGCATCCGCGACGTGCGTCCACAGGTCATACAAGAAATGAGGATAACTTTATATCTGCACCGCCAAAGACATTTGGAATCg GCTCCATTCTGAACTCAG CGAGACCAACTTTCCTGAATCTGAACCTGAATCTCAACTCATTGACACGTCTTCAACAATCTACCTCTGCCAAGT CATCTCCAAATATGGTCAGCAGTAAATTGGGTCCTCGTATGACCACATTACACGAGGAAACCTTAAACGTGGGAAATCAAGCATCTACTCCTAACGATGACAACGAGGAGAAAAGCGACGCCGATTATTCTGAATATGAGGCATATCAG GCTCCGCCAAAACCGATCAAGCCGCTAACTTCGTCACGCACGTTGGATTCTCTGGTCGAACTACAATCGACGAAAATGAATACTCCAAGTATGAGCAGTAGCGGGTACGGTTCTCAAGCTGTCTCTACAACAAACCTGACTTCGGACGATTCTATTTCTATCAAGTCTATCAGCGTGGACGAGACTCCAGATCACGAATATCGTAATCTTCTCGATAGCAAGAAACCCGAGAAAATGGACAGCTCGCTCGTGGAAGAAACGCCGGAGGAGTACTTGAGCGAAGTAAACGCGTTggataatttaaacatttcaCAAAGCACGGAAG AACATACTAGAAAAAATGTGGAAGAAATGGTAACGTATATAGATACTGACATCGATAGTCCGAACTCATCTACAAAGAGTGAAAGCGAGGGTAACATACTACACATCGATTCTCAAAGAAAAAGTATACACGAGCAGATTCTGCGTGACAGAAAAAATGAAATGGAAATCAGTCAGACGTCCAATTCGGGAGACGATAGTCCCATGGAAGGGACTTCGGTCATACATACCAAACTGCCACCTGGCAAg gtCGTGCGAAGAAGGAAAACTTCAAACGGTACAGGAAGGCCTACCAGTTCGCAGCATAGAGCTTCGTTTCCTATGGTCCGTCCACAACTTTCTGAGAGTAAGGCTGCAGTACATTTGGAGCAAACGTTACAACCTAATATGCAATATGAAAATGGCGACAACAGCTCTTCGGAAAGAATCGACG ggGATGACGATAAAAGTTCAGCATTTGGTTCAAAGCATGATTTAACTCGAGTTGAAGCTCCTCTACCAGATTGGATCGTTGTTGGTGAATCAGTTTTGGTTCGTCCTTATAGCTATTCCGGAGTTATAGCATACGTTGGTCCCACAGAATTTGCATCGGGAACCTGGATAGGAGTTGAACTTGATGCTCCGACTG GCAAAAACGATGGTGCTGTCAATGGCCATAGGTATTTCACATGTCGATCCAAATGTGGTATATTCGTTAAAATGGATAAACTAATTCAAGACAGACGAGGAAGAGCACTTAGAAGCTATACCAAGCAAGAACCTACACCAACACCATCCACATCAATGCGCAGGAGCGTTAGTAAAG GCGAAGGATTACATTCCTTGCACCGAAGTCGCAGTCGAGGGGAAGGCCTCTCTACTACAGGTACACGTTCTTTTCCACGCGGCAAGTAA